AGCAGGGGAACGCAACCTTTGTAACTGCTTTGTAATGTAAACTCATTTGGGCTATTACCCTTCATTGGCCACCTTTTTGACCTTTCGTCCAATGTACTAATCATTGGTTCCAAATAATTAAGTGTggttcatgttttaaagtaaaaTGACTGTAAATTATCTTTGGGAGATTTCTAAACGTGACACTACTAGGAGGAATACCATTGCCAGACAGGTAAATTCCCATCAGATTTTCTCTGACAAATTCCCCTTATTAGAGAAGAGTCTATTATCCCTGAGGTGCAATTCATTTTGCAGTACATAGTAAAAAAAATAGACACATTAAATACAGCAATATATGCACAACAAATATACCTCTAAACCAGACAAGAATAGTAAATCCATACCCAAAGAGTACACATTGAGGGATTGTATTATACTCAAATGTTGGGTCCCATAAACACAAAACCTACTTCACTTTTCTATGGGCTGGTTTccaggacacagattaagcctaatccTTAAAAAGCATAGTCAATGGAGATTCTTAATTTAAATAGTTTTTTAGGCCAGCATTAATCTCTCTGGGAATCCTGCCCTAGAAGTTCCAACTAACCATTTGATCTCTTTAACAAGAAAATTGTTTACAGTTTAGTCACAGGTTacccattatattgaccagatactTAAGTGGCAGCTCTAACAATGAATTATAGTTAATTAATGAGAGGGAAAATACACGTGTGGACAGGCACAACGCCGATATAAAGTGTTTTTCTCAACGTGGCTgggatgtcacgtgtcctacttatatcagtacactagTGACAACCTGAACATTACAAAATGTATGTTCGATCAAATAAGGCATACGTAGCAAATAAGCAATTACATTTTTCGTTAATCAAATTCGAAACTCCTATTGACCTCCAGCAAAAACGACTCGCTTGGTGagtgaataaaacaaaaaaatgccacctgctggagaagacagATTTAGGGCCCAGTTATGcttcgcttcgcctcttcctctctggttgaATTGCTGCAGACACCTAATATATTGTAGTTCCTCTTTGTGTTAAATAAAATATTCTACCAACAACTGCTGATGCTGATCAAGTCAGCCAATCAGAAATCATTTAATGAAACCAAACTGTCCAAGCTGAGTATATTTTATGAGTCAGGGACTTTCCTTGAATTTGACCAATCTCAGTTTCCCTTCTCCTCGGACAGGTTATAAACGGTGTCTGTTTTGGGTGAGCCATTTCAGATTGAAACCCCCTTTAAAAGGTTGTAACAGAGAGACTACTACAGGATGTCAGACCCACAGAGACAGCCCCTCATCGGAGCTTCCAGCGAGCAGACCGCAATTAATGTAGGAACTACAGCAGAGTAAGGAATATTACATACATTTTATCTTGTCAATGTCTTTATTATAATTTTCTAACATTTACAGGGTCATTTCAAATAAATCGTGTTATGTCAAAAAAATATTCCCAGGGGAAAGGAAACAATGATCAAACTGacaaaaatgtactttttttgCCAAACTAAAAAGCATGATCATCACTACTATGCTGGCCAAATGCCTATCTAGATATACAAATTGTTGAGCAGTATTAGTTTTAATCTGTGATTACAGAAATTGTGTGTATATACGCTGATAGATGTTATCTTTGTTTTAATGTGATTTAGAATCTAGATAAATTCCTGTGTCTGCCCAGCATTGTTGTGAAAATAATATTACCATCATAAAGAAGGCATGATTTAGTATTGTCTATTAATTGATTCAAAACTTTTTTTTGCCACATACACATTTATATTGATTACTGTAATAGCGTAATTATACGAAAAGTCCCATCCATCAGACTTATAACAAAGCAATAAAGTATCCATCATGTTCTCAATTTCTATTTTCTGTCTCCTCACAGAGGGTCCAACAAGAGGGCCTTCAAGATAGCTGGTTTCACCCTCTTGGCCTGCCTGCTCATTGCTGGTCAGGCTCTGACGGCCTACTTCATCCTGGGCCAGAAGAACAACATTAAAGACCTGCAGGAAGAGAGCAAATCGCTGAAGAAGGAGCTGAGTCAAGGGCACGCTGGTGAGACAATATGCTCTCCTCAGGACCTGGTCCTGTAAAGTTCTAGTGTTAGCTGATGGCTATCAGAGCTACACCCTTTATTTGGAGCCTTTTGAACAGGAAATGAGTGAACTACCACTCAAAAAGATACTGTTTCTTATGTAGGCTAAACTTTGTAAATGTATATGAAAGTTTCCCTCTTTCTGTCTACAGCTGCTGTCCCCATGAAGCTGCATGTGCCCATGAACACCAAGCCATTGCTGATCGATGAGTCTGCTGATGAGGTCAGTCTTCAGCTAAAGAAATGACATGTTAAACCACGATTAGCATGCTTAGCAGTCTCTTGAATATGCCTTTATTCTCAGTTCTGTCTTTCGGCTTCCTTTTTCAGGGGATTTCTACCCAAGGGCCAAAGGAAGGTATGAAATGTTATTCATTGACATTTCAACTGTCATGCCAGTAAACCCCCCTTTCAAagctcccccaccccctctttatCTCACTTCCTGTCTCATCAAGTAACATGTAGGTATCTTTCATCAACACAGGATCAGGTTCTCTCACGCAGTGTCAGCTGGAGTCAACAGGGTTGAAGCCAGCGAGTATCGAATCCTTCCGACCCCAGTGTGATGAGCAGGGCAACTACCTGCTCCAGCAGTGCTTGAACGACAAACCCCTTTGCTGGTGTGTGGATGCCAGTGGGAAGCAGCTCTCTGGCACCGTAACCAGTGGGCCTGCTAGTTGCGGCGCCACATCCGGTAAGATCCTGTTTGAAGTTGATTATTCATTTTGAAGTTGAATATAGATGGAtattcattttttattattatactCAGATGTTGAGTCCCAtaaacactagacccacttcaCTATTTTCTACTTTAGGGACTAGTTTCCCAGACAAAGATTAAGCCTAATCCTTAAAAAACATGCTCAATAGAGAATCTCCATAGGAATAGTTTTTTTAAGTCCAGGTGTTATCTTAATCTATTTCtaaacaaactgaccctagaaGTTCCAACTAACCATTTGATTTCTTGATCAAGTGCACTATTTTCAGTTGAGTTGCATCAGAGACAAGATGTTTTAGTTCCCCTTTGTGTTCAAGAAAATCTTCCACTAACAACTGATGATGCTGATCAAGTCAGCCAATCAGAAATACTCAAATGAAACCAAACAATTCCAACCTGAAGTTCCCTTATGAAGCAGGAATTTTCCTTGGACCTGACTTGTCTCAGTTTCCCTTTCTTCAGAGAAGATGGATTaattcacaaaaaaaataatatCTATTGTGGTTAATGTGCTTAGATTATATATTATGTATTCATACTAGGGCTGTCAGAGTTAATCCGTTAACTCAAATGTATTTTTGTCATTTTAGGGCACTATTTATTTTATGCAATAATTCGCAGTCTGAAAGCATTTAAAATAGACTGAAAACATCCAAAATACATAATCTATTCAGCTAAAAACAGTGCGATGTCAAAACAAGTTTACATTGAGGTTAGATTGTGTTTACTTAGAACAAAATCAAGATGACAATATTCTTGTAATGCTTTttgtataaaaaaatgtaattcgTTACATTTAAGCAAATACAGCGATTAACTGGCATAATAGTTTGACAGCCCTAATTCACATCCATTTTTACTACCTTCTGCAGCACTCAATCATGTGATGACCATACCTGATGTGATGCTGAGTCGTAAGTACCCTTGTGGCATGTCATGTTCCAATAAAATAGGAAGCAATTCATCGTTGACCTTTCTTCAAGTATCGCCT
This region of Oncorhynchus masou masou isolate Uvic2021 chromosome 8, UVic_Omas_1.1, whole genome shotgun sequence genomic DNA includes:
- the cd74b gene encoding CD74 molecule, major histocompatibility complex, class II invariant chain b; translation: MSDPQRQPLIGASSEQTAINVGTTAEGSNKRAFKIAGFTLLACLLIAGQALTAYFILGQKNNIKDLQEESKSLKKELSQGHAAAVPMKLHVPMNTKPLLIDESADEGISTQGPKEGSGSLTQCQLESTGLKPASIESFRPQCDEQGNYLLQQCLNDKPLCWCVDASGKQLSGTVTSGPASCGATSALNHVMTIPDVMLSQE